ATGTTGGTAAAATGGATAGCACACGGCCTTCATAGACGTATTCTGGCAACACATCGTCACCGATTAAAAGAGAAGTTGCACCTGCAGCTGGAGCATTCTTTAAACAATAATCGTATGACTGTTTGTTACGGAATGCGATGAAAGCAGTACCTCTGGCCAATCCGGTCTCCCTGTCGATCACTGGTAAAGCATATTTAACAggaccaaatttttcaaagtgTTCCGCAAGAGATTCTTCAGTTGCATCGTAGGGCACATTTTTAACAAAAACTGAATATTCTTCTGTCCTGTTCAGAGGTTTTCTAGGAGTttttgcttcttcttcctcttcctcttcctcttcctcttcctcttcattgACTTCTTCGTCTGAAGATAATTCGACTTCGGCATTATCTGACTTATCATCactattttcattttgttcttcagaTTCACTCTCACCTGattcttcagattcagCTTCACTTTCTTGCTCATCTTCTGCCTCTTCTTGTTTGTTCTTAAAATCTTCCCAGAAGTTCTTCTGTACTGCAAAATCAACCGCCACTGGTCTACCATCAATTTTCAGATTCTTGCTATCCTCAATGGCTTTTTTACAATTGCTGATCTTTTTCATAGTAACAAACGCAAATCCACGTAGTTGACCATTAGGTTTCCTTGGGATTGTAGCTTCCACAACTAACCCATATTTACCAAAGATactttttaatttttcaggATCACGGCAGCTCCATGGCATATTCCGTATTATAATCTTTGGTTTACCCTTCAAAAgtgcatcttcatcatcgtccTCATGGTCGCCCTCATTATGTCTAGCGATATGCACTTCGGCGgcttgttgttgatgttgtgcaccttcatcatttttGCCACTACGGTGTCTCCTTTTGGCAAGATCCACTCTCACTTGATGGCCATTAAGTTTCGTCCTTCTGGCTTGTTTCAATGCTTCCATAGTATCATCTTCTACAGCAAAACtaacaaatccaaatcctcttgatttttgattcttatCCTTGACCAGAACAGCATGCTTGATAGGAGCGAAATTAGAGAAGAACACActtaaatcttcatcagtcGTATTTGGAGGAATTGATCTGACGAAAAGTGTCTTCATATCAACATCACCATCCTGCGCGGCGACTACACCGTTGGTTTTCTTATTAACACCAGCTTCAGCCTCTGAACTCATTTTTCTTTAGTATATCCAGAAGGTACAGCTGATAAAGCAGAATTGAATCTCTGGAATGGATTCAAATAAGCTTATTATGTTTATTCTGTATATATAACTGTCAATAATATACTGTGTGcgatgcgatgagatgagatgcgatgagcttctcaaaatttttcaaggGGTCATTTTAAACgaagttgaaaaaaataaaaatgccAGGAAACTTGTAACCAGACTACCTGATAGAATACATCATCTCTACAATGGATAACATCTATCGTTTCCAGCTCCTGTTGGTATTTGATGGAATTGAGTGATGATTTCATCCCCAAGCAAGATCGGAAAGTTCTGCTAAAAAAGCTCGGCCGCTTGCCCCTGACGGTTTTATGTCATTTGGTTGAGCACTGGAGTCATAAATATGATCCTGCTAATGGGATGAGCCCAGATAAATTGGCTCATATTATGTCTGGctatttgaaaagaagagcTAATCGGAAGACTGTTGTTGCGAGGATTTTGCTCGAATTTTGGCCTCAAGGGTTGTCACTATATCAATTGGCGCAGATCGACTCCTATACGCTTGTACAGAGGCCAAATTTATTATTTTGGAAATCGACCACTGCAATTGATCCTAATGGTATAAAAAAGGTCTTgaatttggatccaaataGTTTCGTTCACAATTTGAAGGAGGATATCCACCGGCTATACCTCTCCCATATATACATCTTTAAGCATCCTGAACTTCCATCGATAATATGTCGAATACAACTTTTTGAACCCCACAATTTGGttgaaaatggaaatgAGCCAAATTTAATTTCTAGAAGCCCTTACTATGTGGTTTTTCCCATGAATTCTCCCAATGTCATACATtcttctgatgatgattccTATGCACAATTGATTCTACAAAGTGTACAAAGAACAATTGCTGAAAAAGATCCCATAGTTTTGAGGCAAAATGATGATCCACCGGTGAAATCCTTAGAGACAATGCACGTTTTGAAAGGTGTATCAagatattcaaattctttgggACCTTGGTCCAAATACGCAGATGCAGATTTCGATATATCTCCATTTGATAATTATGGAAACCATATTTCTGTGAAGGGTAAAAGAGTAGTTACTGGAGtttatgatgatgatgatccaGGATCCAAAAGACAACGGCTAGAAAATATTATGCTACGATTTAAAGGCTCAAAAAAAGGCGTTAAAGCCAAAAAGGCCTACGAAGTTCAACGATTCAACTCCAGGATGCACCATCTACAGAAGGATTTCCCGAAAATGGACGCAGCGGATACGGTATCCAAATATGCCTCTTTGATTCCCGTTAACAAGGTAAATTTCGTAGATAAACAAGATCTATCGGATGATCGAGGTCAAGTTTCTATAAGGTTCAAGTTTCGTGGTAACGATGTCTTTGGTGGATTGCATGAGTTATGTGATGAAGGTAATATAGATATTGATAGAGTTCCTGGTTGGTTAACCGGAGAAAATGGATTAGATTCTGGAACTATTCTAAACGGTGAATTtataaaagaagagaagaggaaagGTGGACTAATCTGACCACAATTCATAATTTGTTCACTAACTCCATGATAAGCGCTCTAAATCGTGTCTCGTTGTTTGGGATAAGTTTATGTAATTCTTTTAGTCCTTGAAtatctttttcctttgccGCTAAATCGATGGCGCTTTGATAATTTTTACAATCCAAATACATCTGTCTTCTCTCTTCATATGATATGCCAGATATCATACTGATGTACGTTGATGCTTCTTTGTTAtgagaatttcttttcaaatagtTGTAAAATGGTTTGTAGCCAATGGGAGACTTTTTAGATATAGCAAATTGGTACAAATCGTCAAATGATTTAGTTTTAACCAACGCCTTACATTTAATGTGCCATAATTTTTTGTCACATATTTTAAATTCCTTTATTAATCCACCCAGATCACGCTCTTGTTTAATTTCTATCAGAGATGCTATAGTTTGGTCAAGTGTTAATCCAACGAAATTATGGTGATACTTATTGCCCAATGCATCTTGATAATCTAGCAGcttatgattttttttcaaaagctcTTTATCTTGTTTTATTAGATTATCGTTTAAAACTTTTCCATATAGTTCTTGAATTTGAGGTAGGAATGGCCTTAGTGATTCTCCCTTGTTGCCCTGTGCTAGAAACAGGTGAGCGAGCTCTATGAAACTGTCCGTTTGTCTAAAATAATCGAACAAAAATTCATGGTTCCCCCTTTGTAGGTATGGGTAAAGTTGGTCTTGTGGCATGTCCAGGATTAGTAACTTGGCTAATTGGGCAGTACTGAGCTTCTTGCGCATGACAAGCAAAACTGATAATGTCAATTCTGGACATTGAAACTTTAGGCATTCTGAGAGAGCTAGAGAATCATCATCTAATTTGAGAAGTTCTAAAACTTTGAGCTCAGGAGATGATTCTAGGAGAGCAAGATCCCTCGCCAGTTGAAATCTTCCTTCCAAAAATGCGCTATGTGCTATTCTCGCCATGGGCGGGTGGCCAACTTTCGGTAATTCCGCATAACGttttttaatcaatttggataattcttcatcatctagTTCAGATGATACCTTAATCTTTGTAGTTGCCCAATGGGCAAAAACCTCAAGTAATTCTTTATGTTCCTTTAGGTTCTCGCAAAGCAGAATACTCTGATAGTACTTGTGGCACATAAGTAATCCTTGGATAATGCCATGGAAAGTGATTGATTTGTATTGTTCATTGGTGACAAAGATACCCATTGTTCTTAAAACGTTTAAAAGGCGAACATTGTCACACGCTTTGACGAATATGTCAGAATCAAATTCCTTGTAAGGCAGAGAAGCCTTACCGAAAGATGCAGCattcaaaagtttctttTGTAGTTGTGGAGAAAATTCTTCCTGTGCAGCATGCATACAATCAAAAATTGctttttccaaatcaattgcattCAAGTTTTCTAATGCTCTGGAAGTTTGAGTCTCTAGAAGGTCCAAAGAATCGAGCAGTATTGCACCGGATTCAGTGGATCCCACACGGAAAATACTAGAAGTGTATTCTGCTATTTTGGAAATAAAATGTATTTTTTCACTGGTGAATATTTTCAATCCATCCACCTCAGTTTTCAAGGCCATAATTTCACTTGGATACCAGAATGCAATGTAAGAGTTGTTGGAACCATACAGTTTAACTTCATCTGAAAATGCGCATGCCACTGTATCGTTACCACACCACATAATAGCTGATGGAATATCATGCACAGCGAATTCCGATTGAGGTGCCTTGGAATCTGTGTAAACTTGTATTTTGTTCAACTTGGCATTGTAAAGAATAACTTTATTTGCCCTAGAAATTACGCATCTATGCCATTGTGAATCCGATAACCATTGGATCAAGCTTTTACGTCTTAAATCTAATTGAAATGTGTGGTTAACGTCTAGTAAAATTATTTTCTTACCATTGCAATCCCAGTGTTCCTTGGTCAATAGGGTAAATCTACCATCATTCCTACAAACTTCTTTAATGGCACCGTCCTTGAGTTTGTATACATCCTGTGTACGTTTTAAAATGATGGCACCATTTTTATAGTCCCAAATGGAATCCTGTAGATTTTCATCCAAAGAAGTTGAATCATATTCCAATGGTGACCAACTGGTAATACGGAATATGGTGGACGGTGTAACGATTATGAGATGGTCTTCAAAGTCAAACTCAATCTTGAGTACTTTACCAAATTGCTTTGAATTCCAACTAGCCAACGTTTCCCCAAAATAGTTGTAAACCTGTATCGTCtcatccaattcaataGCCACTAGAGTAGTAGAAATACTGTATACAACATGCTCCTGTTGAGGCCATTCTAAATTACAAAGCTCTCTAGAGCGAAAGAATACTTTATCTAGTTTCTCCCAATTGAAACTGGGGTTCCTCATGATCAACTAGTGATCCCTTTTACCTTTAGAGTTTGGGTATATAAGTTTTACAAGACCGATTTAAGATAACTTAACTTAACTTTAACCAAAACTTAcaagaagtgaaaaagtaTAAAAGTGCCATGGAGGAGGAGGATATTAAGCCTAACGTCACGCTTGTCTCAAGTGACAACATGGAGTACTCCATTTCCAAGGAAGCCGCTATGGTTTCCCCTACTCTAAGAGTTATGCTGGAGGGGCCTTTTAAAGAGAAGAGTGGTCGAGTAGAGCTACCTGGTATTGAAGGGAATGTGCTGGCTAGAGTGGTTGATTATTTGCAATACAACTTACAGTACAAGTTTGCCAACAAGGATCAAGAAGACATACCTGAATTTGAGATTCCTACAGAGATGGCATTGGAATTACTGCTAGCAGCTGATTATTTGAACGTATAAAAGTTATTTGAGATCATTATAGCATGACAAAATTTACTTTTTTAGTCTTTGCTTTAGATGCATTAACTGGACAATATGGGCACTTGAAAGTGGAGGTACCATTTTTTGATAATCTTTCTAGAGACTTCTTGGACAGAATGTGATGACATGGAAGAGAATAGGGAGGATTTTCCAAAGTAGTCTCCTCCTTTAGCACTGGGCAGATGAAAATCGGATGGAAACGTGTTAAAAACTCAGGCAACTTGACATCAAATGGCAACTCATCCTCTGTAGTCCAATCGACATGAGCGGAAGCTCTAATGGATTTatatttggtaaagaattggaatgaAATAACCCCACTTAAAATAATTAGGAAAAGTGCAGAGTCAAAGGGTAAATTGTTTTGAGCACAGTAATCTTTTGTGAACAGAGAGATGCATTTCTCTTGTTGTAATTGAAGTTTGTTATCAAAATCATCGGCCCTTTTTCCTAGCAATAACTGTGTTAATAGTGGTGATACTTGTGTAATAACTTGATGCTGTCTGTATTTGAAAGCACTATTAGGTATATTTTCAGTCAGATATTTGTAAGTGTTTAATACATCACCATTTTGGAACAGTTGCATAGCATTTAACGTGTAGAGTTCAAACTGTAATAATGAATCATCATGACACCATTCGATACAACTTCTCGTATCCCCATTTTTCAGATCCTGTACTATTTGACCTAATTGAACAAACCTTTCAGAAATATCCTGTGTAACTCCATAAACTTGACCTAAATAATCAATAATTTCTTGCCTCCCATTAACCGGTAAACTCCCCACGTTATATCTTGAGATGTGGAAACTTATTGCCTTATCGATATTAGTCCTTGATTCAGGATGTAATTTATTCACATAAACTTCATCCAAATCAAATTCGTGCAACTTGTTCTGCAAAAATTTGCTAATCTTTGAATGTTGCTGTGATGCGTGCTtataattcttctttattgAATGATCCCATTGCCTGTGGGCcttattcaatttctcaacTACTAAatctttccttcttttgttgccttttttctcatcatcacctttttcaacttcttgaaTATGTTTATTCAAATGagctttcaatttcttgagcTGTGTCTTAAACTCATGAGTTTCCTCTACACATTTGCTGACCAGTGGTTGgccattttcttcatcatacAACCTCTCGATTTCTTGAGAAAGGGATGGTAAAATCACTGACATACTTATTATCCTGTAACTTATCTTCTCGCACCTCTACTTAAACACCTTTGTAAATGAGCTGCAAATCTATTAGCTGAAATGTCCCTATTACAATTTTCACACTGTAGATATTGCGATGATTCCTGCTGCTTGGGTAAACCGTTTATATCCAGTTGATGAGATGGATCGTAACAGTAGGGCTTTAAGTTTGGGTATCTTGATCTGAGTAACTGTTGTTTGGTAGTTTCCTTTGCTACAATATCCTGGATTAGGGTAGTGATCAAGTTATGATATATCCCTTCCGAAACGCTTTCCTTTGTCTCCATGGTTGTTTGTAAggatatatatatatgtatgaAAGTTGACCCCAAGCCCGAATTTTATACATCTTTATACCTTGAAAGGACATATGATGGTAAAAACGATATAATTTCAAACAACAAAATTCCAtacataataataaatagaaataaataaaaatgctGTTAGGACACTTATAGGTATGTACAAATATAGGTGTTCCTTACAACTTAGCTTGTGGAGCAGATGCAAGTTGAAGCTCCTTCTTAATATCAGCAGCTAACTTCTTGTCTACACGAGTGAACATATTGATAACACGTTTTTGGATTTCAGGACATGCACCAGCAACGTGAACACCAATGTTATGAGCTAAGTTTTTCTGTTGACCTGGTTGCTTTGCTAAAACTTTCTGATACAGGATTCTTGGTTGGTAGTAATCGACGTCGCCTGGACTCGTTGCCCAATGGTATGGAACTGCAGGACCGTGCCAAACTTcttgatgttgttgaattGGTCTGTCCTGTTGCACATAGGTGTATTTTTTGGACTGAGCCAAGTAGTTTGGTTCAGAACCAAAATTACCGTTAACGTTCATTGGACCATCCCTAATGGCAGGATTAAAGAAACGAGATGCGTAGGGGCAATTAACTGGAATTTGGTTGAAATTGGCACCTAATCTGTAACGGTGAGCATCCGAATATGCAAATAAACGAGACTGTAACACAGGATCAGCAGATGCTTCTTGATAAGGTACGGTATTACTTGGGGCGAAGGCGGCTTGTTCAACTTGAGCAAAAAAATTCTGTGGATTTTCATTTAGAACTAACTTACCTACACGACGTAGGGGAAATTCATTTTGAGGCCAAACTTTAGTCAAATCAAAAACGCTAAATGGTTGTTTGCTAGCCTGATCTTCAGTCATCGTTTGAATGTAAATTGTCCATGATGGAGGATTacccttttcaatattttcgAATAAATCCTGTTGGCAACAGTCTGGATTTTCACCTGACAATTTAACCGCTTCTTCATTagtcaaatttttaatgcCTTGGTCAGTCTTAATGTGAACCTGCACATAATGCCACTCACCTTTCTTGTTTGACCACTTGTAAGTATGCCCGGAATAACCGTTCATATTTCTGTATGATGCTGGGGTACCACGATCACTAAAAAGAATACACATCTGGTGTACACACACTTGATTTTCTGGAGTTGTTAGGAAATCCCAAAACATATTAGCATCTTTCATGTTGGTCTGAGGATTACGCTTTTGAGTATGGATAAAATGAGGGAACTTGGAGGGGTCtctgatgaaaaagattgGAGTATTATTGTAAACCCAGTCCAGATTACCTTCCTCAGTATAGAATTTAGTTGCAAACCCACGAGGATCTCTGGCGGTATCAGCAGAACCCTTTTCACCACCCACAGTAGAGAAACGAGTTAAACATCTAGTctttttaccaatttcGCTAAACATGGCGGAACCACAGATATCGGTAATATCATCCGTTACTTCAAAGTAACCAAAGGCACCTGAACCATGTGCATGCGGATTTCTCTCTGGAATTCTTTCTCTGTTAAAATGAGCCAATGATTCAATTAATCCAGCATCCTGTAGTAGTAATGGACCGTGGTTACCAACACGTTGGGTAGCAAAAGGTTCATTGATAGGAGCACCTTCCACAGTAGTGACGACCCTGTCGCCTCTCACATCAGAGCTATTAGTGTTATCCTTACCTGACATCCTTAAtatacttttgaaacagCCTTACGTTGCTCTGTGATGAATTCAGTAGCCCTGCTAGCTTGTGATTCCATTCCTTTTATATATGTCCCTTTCTTCAACCAGTCCCCGCCCAGATAAGCGCCTAACCCCGCGAGCGGCAGTTCAGCTATTCAATGCGGTCTCTCCCTTCGTGTCTCGGCATTAACCGAGTGGCTTCCGTTGGGGAGGACAGAACCCGATATTTCCGGATAGTCGGATAAAAGGGCAACGTGGGAAGAACTATTCACATCATACGCACGGAGCTGTACTACAATAAGGTTCAAGATGATTTACAGTCACATATCTGGATGATTCAACCAGTTTTCTTTAATCAGCACGTAACATAATTAACtataaagaaaaatggttAAAGTTACAATAGTTTAGTAGATCATTTCAAGACTTTACCGTCaacaatttctcttggttTACCGTTAACAATAACTGGCTTATCCCAAGCCCACATGTCTTCGACGAAGGCTTTGTCTTCAGGCTTGGTTGCATCCAATTGAGTAAACTTATAAGATTCCCAGTCTGGTGCAACGTCAAAGGCCTTGACATAATCTTGACCTCTGATCATAATGGCACCAACAATACCGTTGTCGTTGTTTTCACCGTAGACCACCATAGAACCAAACATGTATTTAACGGATCCGAATaatctggtgaagaaaCCACCGATTAAATTGTTAGACATAAAAGTTAAGGTCAATTCGTCATTGTATCTGTATTCAACCTTCCACAGAGACCATTCTTCTGGGTTGTAATGTTCCCAGAACCATGGTAGAGCAGTTGGTCTGGTATCGTCATTCATGTATTTTCTCTTCCAATCTTCGAGTGGGAAAGATGATTTACCCAATAATTCCAAGGGGTGCTTAGGTTTCTTCTCTTGAGGTGGTTGTTGAGCAGCAGGAGCTTTCTGGGCTGGTTGTTGCTTTGCTTGTTGCTTTGGTTGttccttcttcttacctTGAGGTGGTTCTAGTGGCTTCtcgatgaatttgaagtcCTTAGTCTCCTCTGCCAAGAATGGAGATTCGATAACAGTTTTGAACCAACGAACAATTGCTGGGTGTTCTTTTCTCCATTGCTCACCAAAGATAAAGTTGAAACCTCTGATGAATATAGCAGCACTAACCAAATCTGCCAAAGAAATCGATTCACTTGCTAAATAGGTGTAATCTCTCAATCTGGCTTCGTAAATGCCAAcgatttcttccaagaagTTAGAAGCATCATCCACATTCTTTTTGATGTAAGGTGCGTCGCCTTTTAGGGGACCAAACACCTTGACCATTGTAGCGATCAAGTCACTGTTTGCCAAAGATTCCcatctcaaaatttgagaTTGAGTCTTGATATCGTCTTCAGCACCTAGCAATTGAGCcttaattttttcatccttGGATAATTTGATCAGATAGTTGTTAATGGCCATC
The genomic region above belongs to Zygosaccharomyces rouxii strain CBS732 chromosome F complete sequence and contains:
- the CAM1 gene encoding translation elongation factor EF1B gamma (similar to uniprot|P29547 Saccharomyces cerevisiae YPL048W CAM1 Translational cofactor elongation factor-1 gamma participates in the regulation of GTP-binding protein EF-1 alpha may play a redundant role in the regulation of protein synthesis or another GTP-dependent process), coding for MSEGLLYSNFRIRSLVPRALVWILKLDVEIQDPYQVDEKFTKDFPLRKLPSFLGPHGYKLTEQMAINNYLIKLSKDEKIKAQLLGAEDDIKTQSQILRWESLANSDLIATMVKVFGPLKGDAPYIKKNVDDASNFLEEIVGIYEARLRDYTYLASESISLADLVSAAIFIRGFNFIFGEQWRKEHPAIVRWFKTVIESPFLAEETKDFKFIEKPLEPPQGKKKEQPKQQAKQQPAQKAPAAQQPPQEKKPKHPLELLGKSSFPLEDWKRKYMNDDTRPTALPWFWEHYNPEEWSLWKVEYRYNDELTLTFMSNNLIGGFFTRLFGSVKYMFGSMVVYGENNDNGIVGAIMIRGQDYVKAFDVAPDWESYKFTQLDATKPEDKAFVEDMWAWDKPVIVNGKPREIVDGKVLK